The nucleotide window ACAGAAGAGCTTGAACTCAGTCTTCCCTGAGTCCTTTCAGGAAACTCTCTTCTCTAGCTCTTGTGCCTTTTCCTGAAGCCAGACACCGAGAGTGATGTGAGTGACGCCCAGCAAGGGACAGGAAATGGATGAGGGGCTCTTGCCGCCATTGTAGAAGCCCTCCAGGTCCCGCAGAAATCCTTCGTTTCTTCTGTATTCAGGCCCCACCCAGCACAAAGCCTTTTCCTATTATTTAAAATCTGACTGAGGTCCTTGTATTCCCTGCGACTAAATGTGTCGGGAAATACCCTAAATCCTCCTTCTGTCCTTCCTACAGGAGCAGCTGCCTGCACTTTTCCTTCCTGAGTCTAGATAAACACAGAGAATGGCTGGAATACTTACTAGAATTTGCTCAAGATGTGGCCCCGATCCCAAACCAATACGACAAGCATTTCATGGAACGCGACTACACGGGCTATGTACTGGCTCTGAATGGCCACAAGAAATACTTCTGCCTCTTCAAGCCCCAAAAAACAGTCGAAGAGGAGGAAGCCATGGGGTCGTGCAGTGACCTTGACTCTTCCCTCCATCTGGGTGAATCTCGAGGGAAATCTTCTGGCCTTGGATCCAGGCCCATCAAAGGAAAATTGAGCAAGTTGTCCTTATGGATGGAACGGCTGCTGGAAGGCTCCTTACAGAGGTTTTATATCCCGTCATGGCCTGAACTAGACTGAGAATTTCTAAAAGAGGCTCGAACTCTTCAGACTTTTTAACAGGCCCCTGTGAACAGGTATTTTCAGGACTCAAACTATCACAATGGACAGAGTATAGATTTTAGATTATTCTTCCAGAACAGTGGCTAGAAGAATCTTTCCTTTGTCCTGTTCTAACCTAGGAGTGAAAAACACCAAACGCTGAATTCCCCAGATCTGAATACTTTCCTTTGGGTCTTTTTTCCTCATTTGAATGccacactatttaaaatagaCTGCTCATTCCCTCTTCCTTTGTCGCCCCGCCCCGTGCTcgccccccacctcccctgtCCTGTCTCTGTGCTGTGGGACAAGCACAGGGCTGGACCCTGCAGCAGAGCCTGGGGGGACCTCGCGAGCCTGGTGTGCCGGTCGGGCCATCTGACCCCCGCCCCGCCTCGGCCGTGCTTCTGCCGCGGTGCATGCTGTAACGGTGGGACAAGCCACCGCAGCTTCTGGGCCCTGTGTCTCAAAAGAGGCCTAGTTCCAAGCGATCTTACATTAGTGGTTTTTTTGGTAGTAAATGGCTAAAAGTATATTTGGGGGGTATCCTCCTACAACAGCTTGTCAGCCACGGTTTTAAAAGGTTAGAACTGCGTGGGGGTTTCTGCACGTCTGTTTGGTTTTCTTCCCGAGACTAGAGAAGGGAGGGCTGGGCAGTGCCTGAGCGATGCCTTCTTGAGCATCCCATCAGCCCCCTCCCAAACACTAAGAGTAGCTGGGGAGGGATCCGCGTGGCAAGAAGTACTGTAATGACCTTGAGCCATTTACCTGTATGTTTTCAGATGCCTTTCTGCCTCTGTCAGTTTTAGGGTGTGGATATTAGGAGTCATAACTTGTAATCTTGCTCTCTGAACGTAGAGGTAAGCTGCTATAAGCCAGTAGATGTTAAACTGACGACACGTCATTCCTGCCGTGAGTCAGGCTCAAGGAACCTCTTCCCTACAGTGATGTCTCTTTAGTAAACTATCAGACATATCTTTGTATCAAGGAACTTAAAATTTCTCAGCAATTGTATTTTGAATACTGTTACCCCAAAAGTGCTGTATCTTCAAGTCCTCTTTGGTGACAAGTGAGCCAAGACACGTTCTAGGCTTCCGTTTTGCTCACTTTGAGCTTCTGGCCTACATTTTGATGTCTCATCTTAATTGTTTTCACTCTTAAGTTACAACTGCTTCACCAGTAACAGGGTCAGACCTGTCATCAGCACCCCAGCTCGCTGAGCTCCAGTGAACGATGGACCCCAGGCGGGGCCCTACCAGCCAGTTAAGAGAGCTTACCTTTTCTTTTTAGAGCACACCACCAGTGGAGTTTGGACAACCTCCAAGAGTTCAAATGTCAAAACAAGTTGCCTTTTTGTAAAGTGAAGGGCCAAAATCAGTGGTGGGGCAAAAGAGGTTAATATTGTCTTTAATCGCAATTGCTTTAAGCCATTTGGATTGAGCTACAGTGGCGAGTAACAAATTATTGGAGCCCAGAAATCCCTAGTTTTCATGGGATCTgtagctttatttaaaaaaataaatcactgcCAGGCTTTAGTTTTCCACATGATCCTCTAAAAGTGGGTGTTTATTCTTATTGCCATATCTCGTGGCATCTGGCCCAGGTAGAACTGATCAAGGAATTCATTTTTGGCTCTGTGATGCACCAAGTCCTCAAGATTATTTCCTGCATCTCTTGTGGCCAAGTTGCTTATACGAGTCGTGTTTTGGTTCAGtggtaggtttttattttttttaatttctggtaCTAATGGGATTCCTGACCTTAATTTCTGAAAACCAAAAACACCCCAGATTcgttcactttaaaaaattgtgggcttccctggtggcgcagtggttgagagtccgcctgccgacgcaggggacgcgggttcgtgccccggtccgggaagatcccacatgccgcggagcggctgggcccgtgagccatggccgctgagcctgcgcgtccggagcctgggctccgcaacgggagaggccacagcagtgagaggcccgcgtaccgcaaaaacaaacaaaaaaattgtatcattaaaataaaaagcacctTCAGACAGCTGCACCTTTCATTtgtataaagaaaggaaagtgataATAGTGAAAACGTTCCTCGGAAATATTTCAATCCAAAAAACATCATCTACAGATCCGTTTGGGGGCTGGTAGCTATCTATGTCCCCCAAGAGGAAACTGGGAAGTTTTTAAACTGACCTTTACCCTTGACCACCCAAGCCTTTCCTCCTGAATGTCATTTCCatgaatttgtttacttttgtgtaaAATGTATGAGCCACTGTCCTGGTCAGCCAGCGCTACCATTTATCTTACATATGTAATCACACAGACCCAATTTTGGCTCTAAGTTAACTTCCTAGTCTTCGAGTGTCTTGAAACTGACAAAGTTGATGTTTTCAGAGGTAGGTTTTTCTGATTGATACGGACTCTGCATCATGTTTAGCAGATGAGGACAACAACTGGCCTAAAGCAAGCCTTTGTAGATATAcgcacccattttttaaaaaattttttatcagcCCAGGTGTCAGTGGCACAATCTGTCTACCACCGAGTTCATCACCTCCAGCTAGGCAACATGTCAGCGAGCAGGCCTGCCCTAACTCCCATTGGGCACCACAGGCTTGCTGCCATCGCTTATTGACCATGAAAACTTGGTTGTGGTTTCAAATGATAGGTTGATTCCCTCCTTATTCAGTACGTAAATGTTTTCCTGCTATAAAAAGAAGTGGGATCTGAATGGGTTTTAAGTGATTTGCATTGTTTGGGGAAAGGGATTAGGAGCAAAcactcaaacatttttttctaagtaaaattCTTGAAAAGCTGATGCAAAACATTCTTTACAGCTGAAACGCTGGTCATGTCCAAATACCTGACATTGTCCCTTGAAACAAACGCAGCGTGTCTGCTGCCGAATCTGTTCAGTTTGTCAAGGAGGATGATGATGCTTTCGAGACAGACCTGAAAAGAAGGTGAATATTTTGCACTTTTGATACTCTTAGGAACAAATAACTTATTTGGCAAATGGTGtcttttttatgttgtttttgttttgtattgtgaACAGGCACTGAAGCtgatgttattttgttttaagaatattacagactggaaacagaaataaactattttaatgtGTGATGATTATGGGTAGCTCTTATGTCACGAGATGATGATTTGACCATGGACACATTATCAACAAAACTGAATTCGCATGTAACTCAACACATGCTTAAGGTCATCACGCCTCCACTGCAGATTTGGGGAATTGCTGTCATAGAGGGTGGGTCAGCTTGAAGAGAAGATAATGCAAAACAGGCTCAGAGGGAGCGGGTTAAGGCAAGGCCACTAAGAGCCAGCTGATGTCACCTGGTTTTGAAGACATTTCTGCATCTTCCTGGGCTTTTGAGTGGGAAGTTTCTTTATTAGGATCTgcctgttattttttctttcaaactttttctGTGTTCACGATGGTCCTAAAACCAAGATGCTCCTCAGCGTAGGGGctgtattttaaaggaagataCTATAGAAATATGGAATGTTTTTCTACAGTATTATTTCATAGGGTTTTTTCATCTCATTCCTCCAGATTATAGATAAACTAAATTCTCCATCCCTTTCCCCTTTATCCTCCATCATCATtcatcaaaggaaaaaataaaaaaagcacaagtgcattttttttaagttaattcaaACACCTTAGGAATATTAGCTGTTTGGATTAGAGTTCTACTGTAAGCCCAGATTGTAGAGCCACTAATGACACTTTTAGCAGAAcgttttattggcataaactCTTTAGTACTCAGATTGCTTGCACATAAGTTCTGGAGAATTTGTCATCCAGGTAAGCTCTTGTTTTATCTTGAACATCGTAGCACAACATTCAGGCGACTGTCACTTtggggagaacacacagcatctCAAACAGCAGGTTAGCCGCCACGAGTGCTGTGTTTCCTACAAAGCAGTGAAAAACCCAAGCGTGAACACCACACAGACCGCCTCCTGAGGCCGAGCCCCTCGGGCTCCTCAGCCTTTGTCCCTTTGTGCTTCTTTTCCCAGAGTCCTGCCTTGCGCGCTCCTCTGCGGTTCCCCACCGCCCCGTGGACATGCTTTCCCCGGCGTTCTATCAAGCATCATTcagaaaaggtattttaaaattcagaaggcTCTCTGTTTACTCTGAGAACAGATTTCCCCCAAAGGAAAACCTATCATATTGGTGTGTATCGTATTTACTATCTATCCTCTAAGGCTAACGGGCCTAACCCTGTAAGTTTTTCTAGATTAAAATTATTGGGATGGCATTGGCTTTGAATCTCTCTCCTAAACCAGCTAACTCCCCCACTTTATCAATATTAATAAATACCATTTATGCCTTGAGAATTCACTTTTCAATGAAATATCCAAGGCAGATGGCACTGGGCAGCCCTATCGCTGAACTGCACgctggtttctctctcttctgctgaCGGGTGGGCCAGCTATCAATCCTTAGCCACCTCCCAGGGGTTTTGTTAGGGTTCATTAGCTCACATCTGTATGGTGTACAGTAATAGGTTTATTTTCTTCACTGTAGGACATACTCAGCCGGTTCCCGAGTTACATAAAGGGACCCATCCATCTACTTATTAACTAGATTAATACAATTTAAACTAGccgctgggacttccctggtggcacagtggttaagaatctgcctgccgggcttccctggtggtgcagtggttgggagtccgcctgccgatgcaggggacacgggttcgtgccccggtccgggaggatcccacatgccgcggagcggctgaacccgtgagccatggccgctgagcctgcgtgtccggagcctgtgctccacaacgggagaggctgcgacagtgagaggcccgcgtaccgcaaaaaaaaaaaaaaaaaaaaaagaatccgcctgccaaggcaggagacacgggttcaagccctggtccgggaagatcccacatgccgcggagcaactaagcccgtgcgccacaactactgaggctgcgctctagagcccgcgagccacaactactgagcccatgtgctgcaactactgaagcccacgcgcctagagccagtgctccgcaacaagagaagccactgcagtgagaagcccacgcaccgcaacgaagagtagaccccgctcgccgcaaccagagaaagcccgcatgcaacgaagacccaacgcagccaaaaataaaaaatataataaacaaataaataaactagcCGCTGCCTACGGATCACATTTGTCTCCCTTACTCACCAGAAGGATCGTACGGCGGTGAAACCTCCACAAGATCACAACCCACCACGTTCAGTCCTTGACAACCCCGGATGATCTCCAGAGCCTGTCCAAGATGAAGCTTGAGTTGTCCAGAGAGGTAATCATTGACAACAGAAAGCAACCAGTAGAGGCCTCCATGGATTTCTCCCAACACGGTCCTGCCCTTCGACTTGGAACTGTCGCTTTCcctcaataaacattcattgacCACCAGGCACCCTGGTGGGATCACAGAGACAAACCAATCGCTTCAATGCCAGCATGAAGGGCTTCAGGAATAATCTGAGCACGTGTCGCAGCCTGAAGAGGCTGGGGAAGGCTCCTCCAAGGTGGAAACACTTAGCTCAAGGAACTGACCAAGCAGAGGAGTAGGGAGAGGGCAgcccagggagagggaaagacaCATGCAAAGGCGCCAAGACGGAAGAAATACTAGTAGTCAGACGTGGCCGGAGATAGGATGAGTGAGGGGCGTGGCAGGAAGAGCATCACTTTGCTTCCGTTCTGCAGGTGAAAAGCAGGAAGGATGCGAAGCCGAGGAATGAGGAGTGTGTTCTAGAAAACTGACGGGAACTGGGAAAGGCTTTAGAGAGGCTGTTATGACCATCCTCCTTTCTGAGAGGATAGAAGATAGTTGATTAGTTCAAGCAgtcttcattcatttactccAGTATCTGTGAGTACCTCCTACTTATATGTCAGATACTCTCCTCGGCTCGGAGAGTAGTGAACAGAACAAAGGTCCACCCCTGGAGCTTTCCTTCTAGGTAGAGCCACCCTCCAGTTCtgcctccctgtgctatgctcaGCATACCATGGGAGCTTTCTTTGGGGGTTTCTAAAACTCTTGAACTACCCTAGGAGGTGTTAATCCCACTGTGCATACCTTTAAAATTTAACCCCAAAAGGTAAGTTTGGTGTCTGAACAGGGGGCACTACAGTATTGTCCCCATGAACAGGTGGACTAGAGGCAGAAAGACCAAATAACGGACTCTTATATCCCAGATAAGAAATGAGGGCCCTTGCCAAAATCAGTCACTCATCAATAAGGGAGAATCCAAACCTGTGATCGGCCCTGAGCACAATAAAGGCCCAGGTGCTCTGATTTTAAAAGCCCATCCTGATGTCTAGAGGCTCAGTTCAGGTCCCAGGAAAGTGGGGAGCTAAGTGTCCTCACCCACAGGAAGTGTCGCTGGTGGAGCCTCCTTACCTGACTAGGGGTGAGACCAGCAATTTCGGGTGTCCCTGTCCCTGGGGCATAGGCAGGGTCCAAGCCGTCGATATCAAAGCTTATATAAATGGGTCTGACTCCCATCTGCTGCCTCACTTTTCCCATCAGAGGAACCAGCGACTTCATCCAGCAGTCTTCAGCCAGGACCACCCGGAAGCCCTGAGAAAGAATTGAAGAGCAGAAAGTTGACACTTGGGCCTGGCAGCATTTACTGGGCATTTCCTATAGGCCTACCCCGTGCTCAGCTTATGTGCACCTCAAAGTTGACCCCCAATATCCATGAGGAGGGAACTATCATCCCCATATCAGACCCATCGCCTTGGGTCTGGACCTCCTCCACTCTTTTCCAAGCCAGCAGCATCCAAGGGCCTGGTTTGTTTCTGCTTGTCCCCCTCCCCAGCGATAAGCGGCCTCCTTTGCCTCGTGAACTATCATCCCCGCTCCTATCTGCTCCACATGACGCAAACTCACCCTTCTGTCCCCACTTGGAGCTTGATTAGCAAAGTCCCTTTGAATCCATAGCCTCCACTGAGTGGGCAATGGAGAGGAAGGCACTTTGGGGccggggacagagggaggggcttTCGGCCTGTCACCTGGCTCCGGCTGTATCTGTAGGTATCCAAGGTCATGGAAGAGCCCCGGATGCCGATCTGTACCACGCGCTTACAGTCCAGGAGTCCCTCGTCCACGCAACGGCGGAAGGGCGTCCCGTGATAGAGCTTCTCACCCAGGGCCTTGTCCGCCACGTCCGTGTGTGCATCCACGTGCACCAGCCCCATAGGCCCATGCCTGATGACAACAGGGCGGCTCAGAAGCCAGGCCTCCCGGTGGGGCCTGAACACCACCACCCTCCAGGCCGCCAAAACTTGATGACGATTCATAGCCGTGGAGGGGGGACCTGGCATCAGTTACCAGCCTTGCAACTGGTTTCTGTCTTCAAACCACTTAGCTTCTCAGAAGGACAATAAGCTCAGAGAAGTCAAGCAGAAGATAGTCACGTGCTTTAGCTGACACTCCCTACCTATCACCCAGAATTTTCTTCACTTACAGATGGAGAGGGCTGGGAGGTTGAAAGTAAAGGGTGGCGGCTCAGGTGAGCTCGTCTGAAGGCTCAACTAATCAGCACCACCCTTTCTCCAACTGCGGTAACCAAGAAGCAGCTTCTACTCAGCTCTCTCTCTATAATCCCCATCAACCCTGCCAGCCGCCCcaaaaaaacagacaatccaAATCAGTGCCAGGCAAACACAGCTTCCAGAAAAGCCTtgtacccacccacccacctccaaCCAGAATGCCACCCGCATAGCTTTCCTCTATATGAATTCTGGAGCTCACCACCTTGGCCCATCTGTCTATTTCTCAAACTAACTAACCAAAATTAGTCAATCCCTGCTAGATTTTCACTACTGGAAAAATTCATCTTCTCATCCTCTGGGAAAGGGGCCCTTTCAGGAAAAAACAGGGCCTCTCCTCAGCAAGCAACACCATTGTGCCTGTCAGTATTTGTATTTGGCCTCTgaagcaaaacagaaactgaaGTTAACTGGGGTTGTGTATTTCACTAGGGGCTCATCTTCCAAAAACACAGGCAAATGCTGAGGCTGCATACCAGGGCAGATCTAGGGCAAGGGCGGGTGGCCAGGGTGTTAATAATAAATTGTCTTGGCTCCCATCTGCTGACTGACAGACACACCTGGAGCTTGACCTTAATTTTGATCCATAGAAGCAACTCAGTGGGGAATTTCCTATCGTCCCCAATAACCTGAGGCAGCAGAGGTCACCTGACGCCATCTAGCAGAAAGCAACTCATTCCCCAGCTCCGGCCTTTGGGACTTACTTTTCTGCCATCGCTTGCAATATAGGATAGGTGATTGTGTGATCTCCACCTTCAAGgagacaaaaaagaagaaaacatctgGAACGTGGATAAGATTCGAAGACCGTGTATCACCTAGAACGATCTTTAATCTGCCCAATTCTGCCACCCTTTCGATTAGACTGGAAGAACTATAACCCCAGCTAAAATATGATCTTGTTCAGTGGTGGAGAAATGGCCACTAAATGTTTGACATTACATTGtcatttaaaagaggaaattaaattaaGGCTTATAGGGAAAATGCTCGGACCAGCTCTGTCCAGTTGAACTTCCTGCAGTGACACGCATGTTCTGTATCTGCACTGGCCAACATGGTGGTCACTAGCCATTGGCTATTGAAATGTGGCTCACGCAACTGAAgaattgcattttttattttatttaattgtaattcatttaaatagccacatgtggctaggggCTACCAATGGACAGCACAGGCCTAGAAAAGTATTACCATTGATAattattaataacaacaacagctaTATTTATGGAAGCTGAAAACATGCCAGTCACAAAGTTGGGCACTTTATATGCACTTTTGTTATATGCCCCTGACACAATATAAGAAGGTAGGTGGTGGTATTTTTATTCCCatattacagataaggaaatgaaaCATCAAGAGCTAGTGAGAGGTGGAGCTGAGATTTCAAACCACGTCAGCCAGAAACCCCACTCCTTACCACTATGCTCTGCGGGCTGGGCCCTCTCATTTGGCAAAAATAAATTTGGATATTTAGAAAAAGGTACTATTTTGACTATTGGtgaacaggaagagaaagaactGCTACAGTGAgagtggggcggggtgggggagggtaagAGGAAAGCTGCTCTATAGATTGACATAGACCCTGACGAGAGGAAAAGACCCCCTTGCAGTTCTCTCAAATAAAGTCATTGAAACAACGTCCTTGAATACTTAAGAAGTCACAACTCAGCCCCTGCTGGCAGCCTCCTCGGGCCTGGCATCAAGGGCTGGGACAAGGTGAGGTGGATAGAGGCACTTGCCGGATGCAAAATTGAAgggacaccaaaaaaaaaaaaaaaacaaaaaaaaaaactcagtgattggggaattccctggcagtccagcgattaggactctgcgcttacactgcaggggacctgggtcccATCCCTGGCCAGGGGACgaacgaagatcctgcaagctgtgtggccaaaacaaaacaaaaaaaactaagtaatcaagataaatattattttaatgtaatattttaaaaaatcaaaatcaatgcaaaagaaaaaaaaggatccatgataggaacttccctggtggtgcagtggttaagaatccgcc belongs to Pseudorca crassidens isolate mPseCra1 chromosome 2, mPseCra1.hap1, whole genome shotgun sequence and includes:
- the AGMAT gene encoding guanidino acid hydrolase, mitochondrial — encoded protein: MLRLLASGCARGPGGGGGARGLVLGGRVRPAAGLCDPGSSQSRQASDAPRNQPPSSEFVARSVGICSMMRLPVQASPEGLDAAFIGVPLDIGTSNRPGARFGPRRIREESVLLRTANPSTGALPFQSLMVADLGDVNVNLYNLQDSCRLIREAYQKIVAAGCIPLTLGGDHTITYPILQAMAEKHGPMGLVHVDAHTDVADKALGEKLYHGTPFRRCVDEGLLDCKRVVQIGIRGSSMTLDTYRYSRSQGFRVVLAEDCWMKSLVPLMGKVRQQMGVRPIYISFDIDGLDPAYAPGTGTPEIAGLTPSQALEIIRGCQGLNVVGCDLVEVSPPYDPSGNTALVAANLLFEMLCVLPKVTVA